A region of the bacterium genome:
TCGGGCCAGGGCCGGCCCGGCATGGGACAGAGCGTACCGTCCCTGCCCCCGTTCGGGTCAGGCGCCGGAGGAGCGGAAGTCACAGACCATCTCCTTTGGGGCGAGCCCGGCAGGGGGATGGATATCATTGTACCGGTCACCATGCCCGGCAGCGGTGAACGATGGGGGGCGGTCCGTCTCGGGATGCGGCTGGACCGGATCTACAGGCAGATCAACCGCACGAAACTGGCCATTTTCGTTCTGGGGCTGGCAGGGACCCTCCTGGGATGGATCCTGGCCGCCCTTTTCACGAAAAGGATCACCGTACCCCTGAAGGATCTGGTCAAAGCGACCATGGAGGTTTCCGAGGGCAGACACGACGTCGATCTCGATATCCACACCGGTGACGAAATAGAGGAGCTGGCGGTCAACTTCAAGGGGATGGCCGAGCGGATCAGGGAGCAGTGGCAGGCCCTGGAAGCCAACCTCAACCAGATCCAGGAACTCAAGTATTTCAGCGACCTCGTCATCCTTTCCATCACCAACGGCCTGATGATCCTGGACGAACAGGGCCGGATCGTGACCTTCAACCGTGAGGCCGAAAAGATATTGGCCATGGATTCTGAGGAGGCCAACGGACGCAGCCCCGATGATGTGTGGGGCAAAGAGAGCGGGATCGCCCGGCTGTCCCAGGAGGGGCTCAGGGGGCACGGTACCGGTTCAGGCCGTGAACTGCGCATGACCATCCACGACACCGAACGTATCCTGGAGATTACCACGGCGCCCGTGGCCGAAGAGAAGGGACCGCACATGGGCCTCCTGGTCCTCTTCGAGGACCTGACCGAAAGAAAGCACCTGGAAGAAAGGGTGCGGCGGGCCGATCGACTCGCCGCCATGGGCACACTGGCGGCCGGCCTTGCCCACGAGATAAAAAATCCCCTCACGGCAGTAAGGGCTTTTGTGCAGATGCTCCCGGACAAATACAGCAAGGACGAGTTCAGGGATAAGTTCAACCGCATCGTACCGAAGGAGCTCGATCGCGTGAACGGACTCCTTGAAGACCTGCTGGACCTGGTGCGCAAACCCCGCCTGCGGATCCATACGATAGACGCGTTCAGCGCCATAGATCACGTCCTTGGAACCCTGGAACCCGAGGCCGAAAAGAGGGGCGTCACGATCAGGTACGCCGGGCGGGAAAGCGGCCTGAAGGTTCTCGCGGACGAGTCCTACCTTGTCAGGGCCGTTCACAACATCGTCCTCAACGCCATCCAGGCCATGCCGGGAGGCGGGGTACTTACTATTGAGGCCAGGCAGGCAACTCTCCCAGACCACACGGGGGCCGTTGACATATCGGTCACCGACACGGGGCCAGGAATCCCATCCGACCAGGTGGACGACATCTTCAACCCCTTCTTCACCAGCAAGGAAAAAGGAACAGGGCTGGGGCTGGCGGTGACCAACAAGGTGATCGAGGACCAGGGTGGCGCTGTAAGGGTTGTCAGTGAAAGAGCCACCGGCACGACCTTTACGATCAGCCTGCCGGCTCCGGAGGGCCATTGAGCCGGGTGAACCACCGCACATATCGGCACTTTCTGCACATAATCGGATGCATGCCCTGTCATGGCAGTCAGGCCCGCGTGCTTCAAACCGCCCTGAATCCGCCATTGCCCGATTTGACATTCTTGGTTCGATTCTTGCTAGTCCTTGACATAAGGTGCGATGGCACCCTTGCACTGAACCGGCAATCCCTGAACTTACGCCTGAACTTACGGAGGAAACATGCTAATGAAAAAGAAGATCATTCTCATCGTCGATGACAACGAGGCGCTGGTACGCGCACTGGAGACCCTTCTTTCCGATGATTACGCGGTTATCACCGCCACCGACGCGTATCAGGCCCTCAATGTGCTGTACCATATGGAACCTTCCCTCATCTTTCTGGACTGTTTCATGCCCGGGTACCATGGTCTGCAGCTGCTCCGGGAGATCCGTCAGATGAGTCTG
Encoded here:
- a CDS encoding ATP-binding protein; its protein translation is MARTTIRRRLTLLFGTTIVLVVALVGWFVSRQMAREMFIQAQRTGLALTGSIAATASNDFFSYNFMALEQKADEAVRDPDIAYVILYDKEGQVAAFSGQGRPGMGQSVPSLPPFGSGAGGAEVTDHLLWGEPGRGMDIIVPVTMPGSGERWGAVRLGMRLDRIYRQINRTKLAIFVLGLAGTLLGWILAALFTKRITVPLKDLVKATMEVSEGRHDVDLDIHTGDEIEELAVNFKGMAERIREQWQALEANLNQIQELKYFSDLVILSITNGLMILDEQGRIVTFNREAEKILAMDSEEANGRSPDDVWGKESGIARLSQEGLRGHGTGSGRELRMTIHDTERILEITTAPVAEEKGPHMGLLVLFEDLTERKHLEERVRRADRLAAMGTLAAGLAHEIKNPLTAVRAFVQMLPDKYSKDEFRDKFNRIVPKELDRVNGLLEDLLDLVRKPRLRIHTIDAFSAIDHVLGTLEPEAEKRGVTIRYAGRESGLKVLADESYLVRAVHNIVLNAIQAMPGGGVLTIEARQATLPDHTGAVDISVTDTGPGIPSDQVDDIFNPFFTSKEKGTGLGLAVTNKVIEDQGGAVRVVSERATGTTFTISLPAPEGH
- a CDS encoding response regulator, which produces MKKKIILIVDDNEALVRALETLLSDDYAVITATDAYQALNVLYHMEPSLIFLDCFMPGYHGLQLLREIRQMSLRSRVVIITAAESDMVGDEFNELGVDGFLMKPFNVADIEGFAAAA